From the genome of Phyllostomus discolor isolate MPI-MPIP mPhyDis1 chromosome 12, mPhyDis1.pri.v3, whole genome shotgun sequence, one region includes:
- the C12H16orf70 gene encoding UPF0183 protein C16orf70 homolog isoform X2, translating into MLDLEVVPERSLGNEQWEFTLGMPLAQAVAILQKHCRIIKNVQVLYSEQSPLSHDLILNLTQDGIKLLFDAFNQRLKVIEVYDLTKVKLKYCGVHFNSQAIAPTIEQIDQSFGATHPGVYNSAEQLFHLNFRGLSFSFQLDSWTEAPKYEPNFAHGLASLQIPHGATVKRMYIYSGNSLQDTKAPVMPLSCFLGNVYAESVDVLRDGTGPSGLRLRLLAAGCGPGLLADAKMRVFERSVYFGDSCQDVLSMLGSPHKIFYKSEDKMKIHSPSPHKQVPSKCNDYFFNYFTLGVDILFDANTHKVKKFVLHTNYPGHYNFNIYHRCEFKIPLAIKKENADGQTETCTTYSKWDNIQELLGHPVEKPVVLHRSSSPNNTNPFGSTFCFGLQRMIFEVMQNNHIASVTLYGPPRPGAHLKTAELP; encoded by the exons ATGCTGGATCTGGAGGTGGTCCCCGAACGCTCTCTGGGGAACGAGCAATGGGAGTTCACGCTGG GAATGCCTCTGGCTCAAGCAGTAGCCATTCTTCAGAAGCACTGTCGCATCATCAAAAATGTCCAGGTTCTCTACAGTGAACAG TCTCCTCTAAGCCATGACCTCATCCTTAATCTGACTCAGGACGGGATCAAACTACTGTTTGATGCTTTCAATCAGAGACTTAAG gtGATTGAAGTATATGACTTGACTAAAGTAAAGTTAAAATATTG TGGAGTACATTTTAACTCTCAGGCCATAGCTCCCACCATTGAGCAGATTGACCAGTCTTTTGGTGCAACCCATCCTGGAG TGTACAACTCCGCTGAGCAGCTCTTCCACCTCAACTTCAGAGgactgtctttctcttttcagttAGACTCGTGGACTGAGGCTCCCAAGTACGAG CCCAATTTTGCCCATGGTCTAGCTTCTCTCCAGATACCCCACGGAGCAACTGTGAAACGAATGTACATCTACAGTGGAAACAGCCTACAGGATACTAA ggctccTGTGATGCCCCTGAGCTGTTTCCTGGGCAATGTGTATGCTGAGAGTGTAGATGTTCTTCGAGATGGAACAGGACCCTCAGGTTTACGACTTCGCCTACTTGCTGCAG GTTGTGGACCTGGCCTATTAGCAGATGCCAAGATGCGGGTATTTGAACGTTCAGTGTATTTTGGCGATTCTTGTCAAGATGTTCTTAGCATGCTTGGTTCTCCACACAAGATCTTCTATAAGTCAGAAGACAAG ATGAAAATTCATTCTCCTTCCCCTCATAAGCAAGTTCCTTCCAAGTGCAATGACTACTTTTTTAACTACTTCACTCTAGGAGTG gACATCCTCTTTGATGCAAATACTCACAAAGTAAAGAAGTTTGTCCTTCACACCAATTACCCTGGGCATTATAATTTTAACAT TTATCATCGTTGTGAGTTCAAGATCCCACTAGCCATAAAGAAAG aaaatgcaGATGGTCAGACAGAAACATGCACAACCTATAGCAAG TGGGACAACATCCAGGAGCTCCTGGGTCACCCTGTGGAGAAGCCTGTTGTCCTACACAG GTCCTCTTCCCCAAACAACACCAACCCCTTTGGCTCCACATTCTGCTTTGGTCTTCAGCGGATGATCTTTGAG GTTATGCAGAATAACCACATTGCCTCGGTGACCCTGTATGgcccccccaggcctggtgcccatCTGAAAACAGCAGAGCTCCCCTAG
- the C12H16orf70 gene encoding UPF0183 protein C16orf70 homolog isoform X1, which yields MLDLEVVPERSLGNEQWEFTLGMPLAQAVAILQKHCRIIKNVQVLYSEQSPLSHDLILNLTQDGIKLLFDAFNQRLKVIEVYDLTKVKLKYCGVHFNSQAIAPTIEQIDQSFGATHPGVYNSAEQLFHLNFRGLSFSFQLDSWTEAPKYEPNFAHGLASLQIPHGATVKRMYIYSGNSLQDTKAPVMPLSCFLGNVYAESVDVLRDGTGPSGLRLRLLAAGCGPGLLADAKMRVFERSVYFGDSCQDVLSMLGSPHKIFYKSEDKMKIHSPSPHKQVPSKCNDYFFNYFTLGVDILFDANTHKVKKFVLHTNYPGHYNFNIYHRCEFKIPLAIKKENADGQTETCTTYSKWDNIQELLGHPVEKPVVLHRSSSPNNTNPFGSTFCFGLQRMIFEPAGANRGHRLQREAQTLSLDTWSQELSSNT from the exons ATGCTGGATCTGGAGGTGGTCCCCGAACGCTCTCTGGGGAACGAGCAATGGGAGTTCACGCTGG GAATGCCTCTGGCTCAAGCAGTAGCCATTCTTCAGAAGCACTGTCGCATCATCAAAAATGTCCAGGTTCTCTACAGTGAACAG TCTCCTCTAAGCCATGACCTCATCCTTAATCTGACTCAGGACGGGATCAAACTACTGTTTGATGCTTTCAATCAGAGACTTAAG gtGATTGAAGTATATGACTTGACTAAAGTAAAGTTAAAATATTG TGGAGTACATTTTAACTCTCAGGCCATAGCTCCCACCATTGAGCAGATTGACCAGTCTTTTGGTGCAACCCATCCTGGAG TGTACAACTCCGCTGAGCAGCTCTTCCACCTCAACTTCAGAGgactgtctttctcttttcagttAGACTCGTGGACTGAGGCTCCCAAGTACGAG CCCAATTTTGCCCATGGTCTAGCTTCTCTCCAGATACCCCACGGAGCAACTGTGAAACGAATGTACATCTACAGTGGAAACAGCCTACAGGATACTAA ggctccTGTGATGCCCCTGAGCTGTTTCCTGGGCAATGTGTATGCTGAGAGTGTAGATGTTCTTCGAGATGGAACAGGACCCTCAGGTTTACGACTTCGCCTACTTGCTGCAG GTTGTGGACCTGGCCTATTAGCAGATGCCAAGATGCGGGTATTTGAACGTTCAGTGTATTTTGGCGATTCTTGTCAAGATGTTCTTAGCATGCTTGGTTCTCCACACAAGATCTTCTATAAGTCAGAAGACAAG ATGAAAATTCATTCTCCTTCCCCTCATAAGCAAGTTCCTTCCAAGTGCAATGACTACTTTTTTAACTACTTCACTCTAGGAGTG gACATCCTCTTTGATGCAAATACTCACAAAGTAAAGAAGTTTGTCCTTCACACCAATTACCCTGGGCATTATAATTTTAACAT TTATCATCGTTGTGAGTTCAAGATCCCACTAGCCATAAAGAAAG aaaatgcaGATGGTCAGACAGAAACATGCACAACCTATAGCAAG TGGGACAACATCCAGGAGCTCCTGGGTCACCCTGTGGAGAAGCCTGTTGTCCTACACAG GTCCTCTTCCCCAAACAACACCAACCCCTTTGGCTCCACATTCTGCTTTGGTCTTCAGCGGATGATCTTTGAG CCTGCTGGTGCCAACAGGGGACACAGACTGCAAAGAGAAGCACAAACTCTGAGCCTTGATACCTGGAGCCAGGAGCTTTCGAGTAACACGTAA
- the B3GNT9 gene encoding UDP-GlcNAc:betaGal beta-1,3-N-acetylglucosaminyltransferase 9: MRRRLRLRGDAWITLLLGAALGLLLYAQRDSTAPTTSAPRAQGRAAPGPSPRLRVFQGPDAGPALQAYEEDTPEPPKPTPPGPFDFGRYLRAKDQRHFPLLINQPHKCRRDGVFGSGPDLLIAVKSVAADFERRQAVRQTWGAEGRVQGALVRRVFLLGLPRGTGSDQAEAEGAGTQTHWHTLLRAESRAYADILLWAFEDTFFNLTLKEIHFLAWASAYCPDARFVFKGDADVFVHVENLLDFLAARDPAQDLLAGDVIVQARPIRLRASKYYIPEAVYGLPAYPAYAGGGGFVFSGATLRRLAGACAQVELFPIDDVFLGMCLQRLRLTPEPHPAFRTFGIPQPSAAPHLRTFDPCFYRELVVVHGLSATDIWLMWHLLHSPRGPACAHPWPAAASSFQWSR; encoded by the coding sequence ATGAGGCGGAGATTGCGCCTACGAGGGGACGCGTGGATCACGCTGCTCCTGGGCGCCGCCCTCGGCCTCTTGCTCTATGCACAGCGTGATAGCACAGCCCCTACAACTAGTGCACCACGAGCTCAAGGCCGGGCAGCGCCGGGGCCCAGCCCCCGGCTCCGTGTATTCCAGGGACCTGATGCgggcccagccctgcaggcctATGAAGAGGATACACCGGAGCCGCCCAAGCCCACGCCCCCGGGACCCTTTGACTTTGGTCGATACCTACGTGCTAAGGATCAGCGACACTTCCCCCTGCTCATTAACCAGCCACACAAGTGCCGACGCGATGGCGTATTTGGCTCGGGACCCGACCTGCTCATTGCAGTCAAATCAGTGGCGGCGGACTTTGAGCGACGCCAAGCTGTGCGCCAGACATGGGGAGCTGAAGGGCGCGTGCAGGGGGCGCTCGTACGCCGTGTGTTCTTGCTGGGCTTGCCCAGGGGCACAGGCTCAGACCAAGCAGAAGCGGAGGGGGCAGGCACGCAAACTCACTGGCACACTCTACTGCGTGCTGAGAGTCGCGCCTACGCGGACATTCTGCTCTGGGCCTTCGAAGACACTTTCTTCAACCTAACGCTCAAGGAGATCCACTTTCTGGCCTGGGCCTCAGCCTACTGCCCAGACGCGCGCTTCGTTTTTAAGGGTGACGCCGATGTGTTCGTGCACGTGGAAAACCTGCTGGACTTTTTGGCAGCGCGAGATCCGGCACAGGACCTGCTTGCGGGTGACGTGATTGTACAGGCTCGGCCCATCCGGTTACGAGCCAGCAAGTACTACATTCCTGAAGCTGTGTATGGCCTGCCCGCCTACCCAGCCTACGCCGGTGGCGGCGGCTTCGTGTTTTCTGGGGCCACACTGCGCCGCTTGGCTGGCGCCTGCGCACAGGTTGAGCTCTTCCCCATAGACGACGTCTTTCTGGGCATGTGTCTGCAGCGCCTGCGGCTCACGCCTGAGCCTCACCCTGCTTTCCGCACCTTTGGCATACCCCAGCCTTCCGCAGCGCCACACCTGCGCACCTTCGATCCCTGCTTTTACCGTGAGCTGGTTGTAGTGCACGGACTATCGGCCACTGACATCTGGTTAATGTGGCACTTGTTGCACAGCCCACGTGGGCCAGCCTGTGCGCATCCATGGCCTGCTGCCGCTAGCTCCTTCCAGTGGAGTCGCTAG
- the TRADD gene encoding tumor necrosis factor receptor type 1-associated DEATH domain protein isoform X2, translated as MLKIHRSDQQLIVQLRFCGRQPCARFLQAYREGALRTTLEGCLAGALTLRSLPLQLELRAGGELLDALMTDEERCLSCIFAQKPDRLRDEELAELEDALQNLTCGSGGQGGNVEVAPVSLQSLASSPSVDKPPPPPSSQTFLFQGQPIVNRPLSLQDQQTFARSVGLKWRKVGRSLQRSCRALRDPVLDSLAYEYEREGLYEQAFQLLRRFIQAEGRRATLQRLVEALEENELTSLAEDLLGLTNPDGSLA; from the exons ATGCTCAAGATCCACCGCAGCGACCAGCAGCTGATTGTGCAGCTGCGATTCTGCGgacgccagccctgcgcccgcttCCTCCAAGCCTACCGCGAGGGGGCGCTGCGCACCACGCTGGAGGGCTGCTTGGCTGGGGCGCTGACTCTGCGCTCCTTGCCTTTGCAACTGGAGCTACGCGCCGGCGGAGAGCTGCTGGACGCCTTGATGACAGATGAGGAGCGTTGTTTGAGTTGCATCTTTGCCCAGAAG CCTGACAGGCTCCGGGATGAGGAACTTGCTGAGTTGGAGGATGCGCTCCAGAATCTGACGTGCGGCTCTGGAGGCCAAGGTGGCAACGTGGAGGTAGCTCCAGTCTCTTTGCAGTCCCTGGCTTCCTCTCCATCGGTGGATAAGCCGCCACCACCGCCATCTAGCCAGACTTTTCTGTTCCAGGGTCAGCCCATAG TGAACCGACCATTAAGCCTGCAGGACCAACAGACTTTTGCACGTTCAGTGGGCCTCAAATGGCGCAAGGTTGGACGCTCCCTGCAGCGAAGCTGTCGTGCACTACGGGACCCTGTCCTGGACTCCCTGGCCTATGAATATGAGCGCGAGGGGCTGTATGAGCAGGCCTTCCAGCTGCTCCGACGTTTCATTCAGGCTGAGGGCCGCCGAGCCACACTGCAGCGCCTGGTGGAGGCGCTGGAGGAGAACGAGCTCACCAGCCTGGCAGAGGACTTGCTTGGCCTGACCAATCCAGATGGCAGCCTGGCCTAG
- the TRADD gene encoding tumor necrosis factor receptor type 1-associated DEATH domain protein isoform X1: protein MAAGTNGLQEWVGSAYLFVESSLDKVVLSDVYSHPQQKVAVYRALRTVLAESGSPEVLQMLKIHRSDQQLIVQLRFCGRQPCARFLQAYREGALRTTLEGCLAGALTLRSLPLQLELRAGGELLDALMTDEERCLSCIFAQKPDRLRDEELAELEDALQNLTCGSGGQGGNVEVAPVSLQSLASSPSVDKPPPPPSSQTFLFQGQPIVNRPLSLQDQQTFARSVGLKWRKVGRSLQRSCRALRDPVLDSLAYEYEREGLYEQAFQLLRRFIQAEGRRATLQRLVEALEENELTSLAEDLLGLTNPDGSLA from the exons ATGGCAGCTGGGACAAATGGGCTCCAGGAGTGGGTGGGCAGCGCATACCTGTTTGTGGAGTCCTCGCTGGACAAGGTGGTCCTATCAGATGTCTACAGTCACCCCCAGCAGAAGGTGGCAGTGTACAGGGCTCTGCGGACTGTATTGGCAG AGAGCGGGAGCCCAGAGGTGTTGCAGATGCTCAAGATCCACCGCAGCGACCAGCAGCTGATTGTGCAGCTGCGATTCTGCGgacgccagccctgcgcccgcttCCTCCAAGCCTACCGCGAGGGGGCGCTGCGCACCACGCTGGAGGGCTGCTTGGCTGGGGCGCTGACTCTGCGCTCCTTGCCTTTGCAACTGGAGCTACGCGCCGGCGGAGAGCTGCTGGACGCCTTGATGACAGATGAGGAGCGTTGTTTGAGTTGCATCTTTGCCCAGAAG CCTGACAGGCTCCGGGATGAGGAACTTGCTGAGTTGGAGGATGCGCTCCAGAATCTGACGTGCGGCTCTGGAGGCCAAGGTGGCAACGTGGAGGTAGCTCCAGTCTCTTTGCAGTCCCTGGCTTCCTCTCCATCGGTGGATAAGCCGCCACCACCGCCATCTAGCCAGACTTTTCTGTTCCAGGGTCAGCCCATAG TGAACCGACCATTAAGCCTGCAGGACCAACAGACTTTTGCACGTTCAGTGGGCCTCAAATGGCGCAAGGTTGGACGCTCCCTGCAGCGAAGCTGTCGTGCACTACGGGACCCTGTCCTGGACTCCCTGGCCTATGAATATGAGCGCGAGGGGCTGTATGAGCAGGCCTTCCAGCTGCTCCGACGTTTCATTCAGGCTGAGGGCCGCCGAGCCACACTGCAGCGCCTGGTGGAGGCGCTGGAGGAGAACGAGCTCACCAGCCTGGCAGAGGACTTGCTTGGCCTGACCAATCCAGATGGCAGCCTGGCCTAG